The DNA segment TTGACGGTGGCGACGATGTTGGGAATCAGGTCCGAGCGGCGCTGGTACTGGTTCAGTACCTCGCTCCATGCGGCCTTGGATTTCTCGTCCAGACGCTGAAAGTCGTTATAGCCGCAGCCCGTGAGGGAGAGCATGGAGGCAGCAGTCGCAATGATCAGGAGCCAGCGTTTCATGGGGGTTTCCAGTCACGAAATAGATGCGGAAACCATAGCACAAGGGCTTGGGATTAGCACGTGCGCCCAAGACCTGTGCTTCTGTCCGATGCCGTGTGGCGCTAGCATTGCAACCATGCTCACTCTTTCCTTCTTTAACTGCCCGCCGGGCATTCACGTCGCGCCGCCAGAGCGGGTCTGGCGTGCGGCGCAAAAGAATGGCTTGCAGGCAGAGCTGCAGGATTGGCTGGGGCAGGTATGAGCTTTGAACAATTCCGCGCCCCTTGGTGGCAGCCCGGCGGCCATGTGCAGACCATCTGGGCATCGCTTTGCGCACGCTATCAGGCCAAGGGCGCACAGCCCCAGCCGTGGCGGCGCGAGCGCTGGGATACGCCGGATGGCGATTTTCTTGATGTCGATTTCTCAAGCCATGCGGTGGCTGCGAATGCGCCCACGCTGGTACTGTTTCATGGGCTGGAAGGTTCGTCGTCCAGCCACTATGCCAAGGCAACAGCGCTGGCCTGTGCGCAGCGTGGCTGGCGTCTGGCGGTGCCGCATTTTCGCGGCTGTAGCGGCGAGCCCAACCGCCTGCTGCGCGCCTATCACTCTGGGGATGTGGACGAGGTGGACTGGATTTTGAGGTGGCTGCGGCAAGGCGCTGGCGGCGACTTGCTGGCCATGGGGATATCGCTGGGCGGCAATGCACTGGCGCGCTGGGTTGGGGTGCAGCAGCAGGCGGCGGCGCAGCTTATCCAAGGGGCTGCGGTGGTGTGCGCGCCGCTCGATTTAGTGGCGGGCGGCGTCAGTCTGGGGCGGGGGCTGAACCGCTGGATTTACACACCCATGTTCCTGCGCACGCTGGTGCCCAAGGCGCTGGGCAAATGGCAGCAGTCGCCGGGGGTGTTTGACAAAGCCGCGCTGCTCCGCGCCCGCACGCTGCATGAGTTTGATGATGTGTTTACCGCACCGGTGCATGGATTCAAAAATGCGGATGATTACTGGATTCGTGCCTCGGCCAAGCCCTTGCTCAAACAGGTGGCTGTGCCGCTGCTGCTGCTCAATGCGCTGAATGACCCGTTTGTGCCTGCGCACAGTCTGCCCACGTTGAGTGATGTGAGTGCATCGGTGCAGCTGTGGCAGCCGCCGCATGGCGGGCATGCAGGCTTTGCCAGCGGAGCATGGCCGGCCCATGTGCAGGCCATGCCGCAGGCGGTGACCCAGTGGCTGGCGCAGTGGTTGCCCGCGCCGCAACAGAACAACAAGGAGATATAGCGAATGGATGACATCGTGAAGCAGGCCATGGCCAAGTGGCCGAATGTCCCCGCCTGCAGTGGCTGGCTGGGTCTGGATGCACGCGGGCAATGGTGGCTGCGTGACGATCAGGCGCAGGCCTGTGGTGCCTTTACCAGCGGCAAGCCCGGTGCCAAGGGCAATGCGCTGCGCCATGAAAAGCTGGCCGACTTCATTGCCCGCAACTATTTGGCCGAGGCTGATGGGCGCTGGTACTTTCAGAACGGCCCCCAGCGCGTGTATGTAGAGCTGGAATCTGCCCCGTGGATATGGCGTGTGCGCTGCACAGAGCAAGGTCTGCAGTTGCACAGCCACACCGAAAAGGAGTTGCTAGTGGCACAGGTGCAGCAGGTGGTGATGGATGAGCTGGGGCGACTGTTCCTCGCCCTCCCGCAAGGTCTGGGCATGGTGCATAGCCTTGACATGCTGGATGCCGCCAATGCGCTGGAACGCGGTGATTTACCCGAGGTGCAGGAGCTGGACAGCGCCTTGCTGCCCAAACAGTTCGGCTTTGTGCTGAGTCCTGCCGCCATGCAAAATTGATAGCTGCTTGCGCTTATCTATCAAGCGC comes from the Comamonas sp. 26 genome and includes:
- a CDS encoding YheT family hydrolase — encoded protein: MSFEQFRAPWWQPGGHVQTIWASLCARYQAKGAQPQPWRRERWDTPDGDFLDVDFSSHAVAANAPTLVLFHGLEGSSSSHYAKATALACAQRGWRLAVPHFRGCSGEPNRLLRAYHSGDVDEVDWILRWLRQGAGGDLLAMGISLGGNALARWVGVQQQAAAQLIQGAAVVCAPLDLVAGGVSLGRGLNRWIYTPMFLRTLVPKALGKWQQSPGVFDKAALLRARTLHEFDDVFTAPVHGFKNADDYWIRASAKPLLKQVAVPLLLLNALNDPFVPAHSLPTLSDVSASVQLWQPPHGGHAGFASGAWPAHVQAMPQAVTQWLAQWLPAPQQNNKEI
- a CDS encoding DUF2946 family protein; the protein is MDDIVKQAMAKWPNVPACSGWLGLDARGQWWLRDDQAQACGAFTSGKPGAKGNALRHEKLADFIARNYLAEADGRWYFQNGPQRVYVELESAPWIWRVRCTEQGLQLHSHTEKELLVAQVQQVVMDELGRLFLALPQGLGMVHSLDMLDAANALERGDLPEVQELDSALLPKQFGFVLSPAAMQN